In one Deltaproteobacteria bacterium genomic region, the following are encoded:
- a CDS encoding DUF5320 domain-containing protein: MPAGDGTGPAGMGPRSGGGFGACPPGTGTTAGAPLRGIGRGGLPWGGGRGRLGGGGGTGFLGFCRGFFGAQRMTPQDEGIILGNRVSALEGELAATREQLSSLRKDARGKAE, encoded by the coding sequence ATGCCAGCAGGAGATGGAACAGGACCGGCAGGGATGGGACCGAGGAGCGGAGGCGGTTTTGGCGCCTGCCCGCCCGGCACAGGAACAACGGCTGGAGCTCCGCTGCGGGGAATTGGCCGCGGCGGCTTACCATGGGGCGGCGGTCGCGGACGATTGGGCGGTGGTGGAGGAACGGGATTTCTAGGTTTTTGCAGAGGTTTTTTCGGAGCCCAACGTATGACACCGCAGGACGAGGGGATTATCCTCGGTAACCGGGTCTCCGCCTTGGAGGGAGAACTGGCGGCAACGCGCGAGCAGCTCTCGTCGCTCAGGAAAGACGCCAGGGGAAAAGCGGAGTAA
- a CDS encoding NifB/NifX family molybdenum-iron cluster-binding protein, with amino-acid sequence MKIAISAAGKDLDSQVDPRFGRAAGFVIYNTENKTSEYITNAQNLNAVQGAGIQSARIISGTGAKVLITGHCGPKAFTALKAAGIKIFPGADGTVREAIMKLATDNLAEAAGADVAGHWA; translated from the coding sequence ATGAAAATTGCAATCAGCGCGGCGGGAAAAGATTTAGATTCTCAGGTGGATCCACGCTTCGGACGCGCGGCGGGCTTCGTCATATACAACACGGAAAATAAGACGAGTGAATATATTACCAACGCTCAGAATCTTAATGCCGTCCAGGGAGCGGGAATACAGTCGGCCCGGATTATTTCCGGGACGGGAGCGAAGGTTCTCATAACGGGACACTGCGGTCCGAAGGCCTTTACTGCGCTTAAAGCGGCCGGGATAAAAATCTTTCCCGGTGCGGACGGCACCGTGCGGGAAGCCATTATGAAATTGGCGACCGACAATTTGGCGGAAGCCGCGGGCGCGGATGTAGCAGGACACTGGGCATAG
- a CDS encoding ATP-binding protein, with the protein MTEETIIAIASGKGGTGKTTVAVNMAAALSRASISVRLMDCDVEEPNAHIFLQPIMTSRESAFVPVPVVDEEKCDGCGRCGEACRFSAIVALGAKAITFPALCHSCGGCIMACPKKAITESSREIGLIEKGMSQGIEFIHGYLKIGEAMSPPLIRAVKKQATCDGVTIIDAPPGTSCPVIQAIRGSDYVILVTEPTPFGLHDLNLAVETVRQLGIPCGVVVNRVGIGDARTHDYCNLRDIRIIGEIPDDRRAAEAYSRGELLIDALPHLKEKFWGIFSRAADGARKKKREDEPR; encoded by the coding sequence ATGACTGAGGAAACGATCATAGCCATCGCCAGCGGCAAGGGCGGAACGGGTAAAACGACGGTCGCCGTCAATATGGCGGCCGCGCTCAGTCGCGCATCAATCAGCGTCAGATTAATGGACTGCGATGTTGAGGAACCTAACGCCCATATTTTTCTCCAGCCCATCATGACGTCAAGGGAAAGCGCCTTTGTTCCCGTGCCTGTCGTGGACGAAGAAAAGTGCGACGGCTGCGGCAGATGCGGCGAGGCCTGCCGTTTCAGCGCCATCGTTGCCCTGGGAGCTAAGGCGATTACTTTTCCCGCATTGTGCCATAGCTGCGGCGGATGCATTATGGCCTGTCCGAAAAAAGCGATCACCGAAAGCAGTCGCGAGATCGGCCTCATTGAAAAAGGAATGTCCCAGGGAATTGAGTTCATACATGGATATTTGAAAATCGGTGAGGCCATGTCACCGCCGCTGATCCGGGCCGTGAAGAAACAGGCCACCTGTGACGGAGTGACAATTATCGACGCGCCGCCCGGCACTTCCTGTCCGGTGATTCAGGCCATCCGCGGAAGCGATTATGTCATTCTTGTTACCGAGCCGACTCCCTTTGGTTTGCACGATCTTAATCTTGCCGTCGAGACCGTCCGGCAACTCGGGATACCTTGCGGGGTTGTCGTCAACCGCGTCGGTATCGGAGATGCAAGGACGCACGATTACTGCAACCTGCGCGATATTCGCATTATCGGCGAGATACCGGACGACCGGCGCGCGGCAGAAGCTTATTCGCGGGGAGAATTGCTTATCGACGCTCTGCCGCATTTGAAAGAGAAATTTTGGGGAATATTCAGCCGTGCTGCGGATGGTGCGCGTAAAAAGAAAAGGGAGGACGAGCCGCGATGA
- a CDS encoding ATP-binding protein, translating into MKELVVISGKGGTGKTSIVAAFAALAESKVLADCDVDAADLHLVLDPKIRQRETFTGGSVARINIEQCERCDVCRELCRFDAIDRNFKVDEIACEGCGVCHDACPCGAVELMTKTAGEWYISDTRQGVMVHAKLGIAEENSGKLVSLVRSQARRIAEENDLELVIIDGSPGIGCPVIASMTGVDLVLAVTEPTLSGIHDLERVAGLGKHFGSRMVVCVNKWDINPEMTERIVNWCSSEGIAVVGKVSFDSIVTKAQIAGVSVIEYSSGNAAMEIKRMWRCIAGEMELRNIA; encoded by the coding sequence ATGAAGGAACTCGTTGTCATCAGCGGCAAAGGCGGCACCGGCAAGACGAGCATCGTCGCTGCCTTTGCTGCCTTGGCTGAAAGCAAAGTGCTCGCCGATTGCGATGTGGACGCAGCCGACCTGCACCTTGTGCTCGATCCGAAAATCAGACAACGTGAAACGTTCACCGGCGGCAGCGTCGCACGGATAAACATTGAGCAATGTGAACGGTGCGATGTTTGCCGCGAGCTGTGCCGCTTTGATGCGATCGATCGGAACTTCAAAGTTGACGAAATTGCCTGTGAGGGCTGTGGTGTGTGTCATGATGCCTGCCCCTGCGGCGCCGTGGAACTGATGACAAAAACCGCCGGTGAGTGGTACATTTCCGACACCCGGCAGGGTGTGATGGTTCACGCGAAGCTTGGCATTGCGGAAGAAAATTCGGGTAAACTCGTTTCTCTTGTCCGCAGTCAGGCGAGAAGAATCGCCGAGGAAAACGATCTGGAACTGGTTATCATTGATGGTTCACCGGGGATCGGTTGCCCCGTGATCGCATCCATGACGGGCGTTGATCTCGTCCTTGCCGTCACGGAACCCACGCTTTCGGGCATCCATGATCTGGAACGCGTTGCCGGGCTCGGCAAGCATTTTGGAAGCAGAATGGTCGTTTGCGTAAACAAGTGGGATATAAATCCCGAGATGACCGAGCGGATTGTAAACTGGTGCAGCAGTGAAGGGATTGCTGTGGTCGGTAAAGTGTCATTCGATTCTATCGTAACGAAGGCACAGATAGCCGGGGTGAGCGTTATTGAATATTCCTCAGGTAATGCGGCGATGGAAATCAAAAGGATGTGGCGTTGCATAGCGGGGGAAATGGAGCTGAGAAATATCGCATGA
- a CDS encoding MOSC domain-containing protein — protein sequence MSEKVRETPSLNGKIYAVCAGKKRSVPKVRVKAGFIRAGHGLEGDAHAGPSRRQISLLALERIRAVNREMKLAANPGDFAENITTLGIDWSVAAVGSLITIGGAKLRIVERGKPEHGPGDYSFLGVALLAKEGIFAEVFESGYIVEGDTIGVRLPDEELGGQYAHL from the coding sequence ATGAGTGAAAAAGTACGGGAAACCCCGTCCCTGAACGGGAAAATCTACGCGGTTTGCGCGGGGAAAAAGCGAAGCGTTCCCAAAGTGCGCGTTAAGGCCGGATTCATCCGGGCGGGACATGGTCTCGAGGGCGACGCGCATGCGGGGCCGAGCCGAAGACAGATCAGTCTCCTGGCGCTGGAAAGAATTAGAGCCGTAAACAGGGAAATGAAACTCGCTGCCAACCCCGGTGATTTTGCCGAGAATATTACGACTCTGGGCATAGACTGGTCGGTGGCAGCGGTCGGCTCGCTGATAACAATCGGAGGTGCCAAGCTCAGGATTGTGGAAAGAGGGAAGCCGGAACACGGTCCGGGCGATTATTCATTTCTCGGCGTTGCCCTCCTGGCGAAGGAGGGTATTTTCGCGGAAGTGTTCGAAAGCGGATACATTGTGGAAGGCGATACAATCGGCGTTCGTTTACCGGACGAAGAATTAGGAGGTCAATATGCCCATCTATGA
- a CDS encoding zinc ribbon domain-containing protein, with amino-acid sequence MPIYEYECTKCGKRYEHLHASEATRDDAPDCPECGGAEAKRVFSVFSVNHSPSFGGGRTCCGSDDPQNVGCGTPGACCSGGK; translated from the coding sequence ATGCCCATCTATGAGTACGAATGCACGAAATGCGGAAAGAGATACGAGCATCTGCACGCGAGTGAGGCGACACGGGATGACGCGCCCGACTGCCCTGAGTGCGGCGGAGCGGAGGCAAAGCGGGTGTTTTCCGTTTTCTCCGTAAACCACTCGCCTTCTTTTGGAGGAGGAAGAACATGCTGTGGATCGGACGACCCGCAGAACGTCGGATGCGGCACCCCCGGCGCCTGTTGCTCAGGCGGCAAATGA
- a CDS encoding Mrp/NBP35 family ATP-binding protein encodes MTKQNSGNCSTQGSPANRAPSLATIDELPEEGQLQERMALIRHKIIVMSGKGGVGKSTVAVNLAVALTMGGKRVGLLDADIHGPSVPKLLGLERAKIRTSVDAMLPLEYSIDGRTISVMSIGFLLPDTDAPIIWRGPLKMGAIKQFLEDVSWGELDYLIIDSPPGTGDEPLSVCQLINGLDGAIIVTTPQELALVDVRKSVNFCRQLRLPVLGVIENMSGLDCPHCGGRINVFSSGGGEKMANDMGVPFLGRIPIDPEIVKSGDEERPYMYFYPQTGTAQKFDEIVERIAGNESPVVSRPQDNNEG; translated from the coding sequence ATGACAAAACAAAATAGTGGAAATTGCAGTACTCAGGGTAGCCCCGCCAACCGGGCGCCAAGCCTTGCGACGATAGACGAATTACCGGAGGAAGGGCAACTTCAGGAGAGGATGGCACTTATCAGACATAAAATAATCGTCATGAGCGGCAAGGGCGGTGTAGGGAAAAGTACGGTCGCGGTTAATCTCGCGGTAGCTCTAACCATGGGCGGCAAGCGCGTCGGACTGCTGGATGCGGACATACACGGTCCCAGCGTTCCCAAACTTCTCGGTCTGGAGCGGGCGAAAATCCGTACTTCCGTCGACGCGATGCTTCCGCTTGAATATTCTATTGATGGACGGACCATCTCCGTCATGTCCATTGGTTTTCTCCTGCCGGATACTGATGCTCCTATCATCTGGCGCGGTCCCTTGAAGATGGGGGCTATCAAGCAGTTTCTGGAAGATGTATCCTGGGGCGAGTTGGATTATCTGATCATTGACTCTCCACCCGGCACCGGGGACGAGCCGCTTTCCGTCTGCCAGTTGATCAATGGGCTGGACGGCGCGATCATCGTTACCACGCCGCAGGAGCTGGCGCTTGTGGACGTAAGGAAATCCGTCAACTTCTGCCGTCAGCTCCGACTGCCGGTGCTCGGGGTAATTGAAAATATGAGCGGGCTTGACTGCCCGCATTGCGGCGGACGGATCAATGTGTTTTCATCCGGAGGCGGCGAGAAAATGGCTAACGATATGGGTGTGCCGTTTCTCGGAAGGATTCCCATAGACCCCGAGATCGTGAAGAGCGGCGATGAGGAACGGCCCTACATGTATTTTTATCCCCAGACAGGGACGGCGCAAAAATTTGATGAAATTGTGGAGCGGATCGCGGGGAACGAATCCCCTGTCGTTTCCCGGCCACAGGATAATAACGAAGGCTAA
- a CDS encoding NifB/NifX family molybdenum-iron cluster-binding protein has protein sequence MKIGFAVQENEGMESRVYGHFGSAPAFIIFDTVGKDVVTVNNKDLNHVHGACNPVMALDGKSVDAIVVGGIGAGAIVKLNAMGIKVYGAAALTVKENLALLTEGGLQELNRDNSCRGHEGGCGN, from the coding sequence ATGAAGATAGGTTTTGCAGTTCAGGAAAATGAGGGAATGGAGAGCAGGGTTTATGGTCACTTCGGCTCAGCACCGGCGTTTATCATCTTCGATACCGTGGGAAAAGATGTTGTGACGGTAAATAACAAAGATTTAAACCATGTCCACGGCGCCTGTAATCCGGTTATGGCCCTTGATGGTAAGAGCGTGGATGCAATAGTTGTGGGAGGGATAGGAGCGGGGGCGATTGTGAAATTAAACGCTATGGGAATAAAAGTGTACGGGGCTGCAGCTCTGACAGTAAAAGAAAATCTTGCCTTACTAACGGAAGGCGGACTTCAGGAACTTAACAGAGACAATTCCTGCCGGGGTCATGAGGGAGGATGCGGAAATTAA
- a CDS encoding MoaD/ThiS family protein yields MKVNLKFNGMPILYKTLNKKKEIEIEFTGNTLRELIARLTGKYGVPMQKALLDNNGDVDVEIRVVLNYTNYLTEGRMEMALNDGDTLAFMGAS; encoded by the coding sequence ATGAAAGTAAATCTCAAATTCAACGGCATGCCGATCCTTTACAAAACGCTGAACAAAAAAAAGGAGATTGAGATTGAATTTACAGGGAATACCCTGCGGGAACTGATAGCCAGGTTGACTGGAAAATACGGCGTTCCGATGCAGAAGGCCCTCCTGGATAACAATGGCGATGTGGATGTGGAAATCAGGGTGGTCCTGAATTATACAAACTATCTGACCGAAGGTAGGATGGAAATGGCCTTGAATGATGGGGACACCTTGGCTTTTATGGGCGCATCCTGA
- the yqeB gene encoding selenium-dependent molybdenum cofactor biosynthesis protein YqeB, producing the protein MRDLKIVIKGAGEMATGIACRLFMANLKLLVMMEIPQPITVRRTVAFSEAVYESEKEVEGVKAEYAGNIAAIYDVWGRSNIAVSVDPQWSFVKELRPDVVIDAIMAKRNIGTQREEAPLVIGVGPGFAAPGDVHAVVESNRGHNLGKVIYSGSAEPRTGIPGSTMGYTKERLLRAPHGGLVKHSKDIGEEVKKGDLILYVDKTPVYASIDGILRGLIREIEVTAQEKLGDIDPRGVKEYCYTITDKARAIGGGVLEAIMHLSEP; encoded by the coding sequence ATGAGAGACCTGAAAATAGTGATCAAGGGCGCCGGGGAGATGGCCACGGGTATCGCGTGCCGGCTCTTTATGGCCAATCTGAAATTGCTGGTCATGATGGAAATTCCGCAGCCGATTACTGTGCGCAGAACAGTAGCCTTTTCTGAAGCTGTGTATGAAAGTGAAAAAGAGGTCGAAGGTGTTAAGGCGGAATATGCGGGGAATATTGCTGCTATTTATGATGTCTGGGGCAGGAGCAATATTGCCGTTAGCGTTGATCCTCAATGGAGTTTTGTCAAGGAACTGAGGCCCGATGTGGTTATCGATGCCATCATGGCGAAACGGAATATAGGCACACAAAGGGAGGAAGCCCCTTTGGTGATCGGCGTCGGACCAGGCTTTGCGGCCCCCGGAGATGTCCATGCCGTTGTGGAAAGCAACCGGGGGCACAATCTCGGTAAAGTAATATACAGCGGTTCGGCTGAGCCGCGTACTGGTATCCCCGGTTCCACGATGGGCTACACCAAGGAACGGTTATTGCGTGCGCCCCACGGTGGCCTGGTAAAGCACAGCAAAGACATAGGGGAGGAAGTCAAGAAAGGCGACCTTATTCTCTATGTAGACAAAACCCCAGTGTATGCGTCTATTGACGGGATACTGCGAGGTCTTATCCGTGAGATCGAGGTGACAGCGCAGGAGAAGCTGGGAGATATTGATCCGAGAGGCGTTAAGGAATACTGCTACACCATTACGGACAAGGCGCGCGCTATTGGCGGTGGCGTTCTCGAAGCAATCATGCATTTATCTGAACCATGA
- a CDS encoding iron-sulfur cluster assembly scaffold protein: MTQYSDKVIEHFSNPRNAGVIENADGVGEIGDPDCGDFMRVYIKIEKHIVTDVKYQVKGCPASIACASAMTEMAIGQDLDDVMMISDDDIVAALDGLPEFKIHCSALGASGLQKAVIDYFDKRVVSRHSEV; this comes from the coding sequence ATGACTCAATACAGCGACAAAGTTATCGAACATTTTTCTAATCCCCGCAATGCGGGCGTCATTGAGAACGCCGACGGGGTCGGTGAGATCGGCGATCCGGATTGTGGGGATTTTATGAGAGTGTACATTAAGATCGAAAAGCATATTGTCACGGACGTGAAGTACCAGGTAAAGGGTTGCCCGGCGTCTATCGCGTGTGCCAGCGCTATGACGGAAATGGCCATCGGGCAAGATCTTGATGACGTCATGATGATTTCCGATGATGATATCGTTGCTGCCCTGGACGGGTTGCCGGAATTCAAGATTCACTGTTCGGCCCTCGGGGCTTCCGGGCTGCAAAAGGCCGTCATAGACTATTTCGATAAGCGCGTTGTGAGCAGACACAGCGAGGTATGA
- a CDS encoding gamma carbonic anhydrase family protein, with protein sequence MFYRFDGKQPSVGNGTYVSETAIVIGDVIIGNDCYIGHGVILRGDYGTIKIGNETAVEEGAVIHAPPQDYCSIGNGVIIGHGAIIHAKLIGDFAGIGMGAVLSIRSEVASGATVAEGTVVKQEQKIPEAVVFAGNPAKKIRDVSQQERDFWDYARKLYADLAHKYCKLGMEKIEMT encoded by the coding sequence ATGTTCTACAGGTTCGATGGAAAGCAGCCCTCTGTAGGGAACGGTACTTATGTCAGCGAAACCGCAATTGTGATTGGTGACGTAATAATCGGAAATGATTGTTATATTGGGCACGGTGTCATCCTGCGCGGTGATTATGGAACCATCAAGATAGGGAACGAAACGGCGGTTGAGGAAGGGGCGGTAATTCATGCCCCCCCTCAGGACTATTGCTCCATAGGCAATGGGGTAATCATCGGACATGGGGCGATCATCCATGCAAAGCTGATAGGCGATTTTGCCGGGATCGGCATGGGCGCCGTCTTAAGCATCCGCTCTGAGGTCGCCAGTGGAGCTACTGTGGCGGAGGGCACTGTGGTAAAGCAGGAGCAGAAGATACCGGAAGCGGTCGTGTTCGCAGGCAATCCGGCAAAAAAGATCAGGGATGTGTCGCAGCAGGAAAGAGACTTCTGGGATTATGCCAGGAAGCTTTATGCAGACCTGGCACATAAGTATTGTAAACTTGGTATGGAAAAAATAGAGATGACTTAA
- a CDS encoding arginine decarboxylase, pyruvoyl-dependent, producing the protein MVPRMIFFTKGVGTHREELHSFELALRSAGIEKCNLVQVSSILPPQCKVIPRTQGLKLLQPGAITYCVLCRCCSNEPRRLLAASVGCAIPTDKNTYGYISEHHSFGQTERQAGDYAEDLAAAMLASTLGIDFNIDESWDEKKEIFKISGKIVSTRNITQSSIVRNYGYATVIAVAVFVF; encoded by the coding sequence TTGGTTCCACGGATGATATTTTTTACGAAGGGTGTTGGCACTCACAGGGAGGAGCTACATTCTTTTGAGCTGGCATTAAGATCTGCCGGTATTGAAAAATGCAATTTAGTGCAGGTTTCCAGTATCCTGCCGCCGCAATGCAAGGTAATCCCGCGCACTCAGGGTTTGAAATTGTTGCAGCCCGGCGCCATCACCTACTGCGTGCTATGCCGTTGCTGCAGTAATGAACCGAGACGTTTACTGGCAGCCTCGGTCGGATGTGCCATCCCTACGGATAAGAACACCTATGGCTATATAAGCGAGCACCATTCCTTCGGTCAGACGGAGAGGCAGGCGGGAGACTACGCGGAAGACTTAGCCGCGGCCATGTTGGCCTCAACCCTGGGCATTGATTTCAATATTGATGAGAGCTGGGACGAGAAAAAAGAGATATTTAAAATAAGCGGCAAGATTGTAAGTACCAGAAATATAACGCAGTCAAGCATCGTAAGGAACTACGGATATGCAACGGTGATTGCCGTTGCTGTATTTGTATTTTAA
- a CDS encoding class I SAM-dependent methyltransferase: MTDRTRVSEGDRVLVDLCTGTGAVAVELAERVGKGGLVVALGFSSGMLEKEMSPTGQSKLVYGKKGE, translated from the coding sequence ATCACCGACAGAACGAGGGTATCCGAAGGAGACAGGGTATTGGTGGACCTCTGCACCGGAACCGGCGCGGTCGCTGTCGAACTGGCGGAGCGCGTGGGAAAGGGCGGTTTGGTGGTAGCACTCGGTTTTTCTTCCGGAATGCTGGAAAAGGAGATGAGTCCGACGGGACAGTCAAAGCTTGTTTACGGGAAGAAAGGAGAATAG
- a CDS encoding DUF364 domain-containing protein — MKILEDLFLSLKENDYPVKRVHTCVFWTAVVSKHCGLSSTFRDESVPHDHGVRDVGNLIQKTALGLAEYARSESLLEASIGMATINSLIDIDESKCVEKNALDIVLEKGKGKNVAVVGHFPWIQKLKGKVQNLWVLEQRIREGDLPANEAYRILPECDVVGITGTSFINHTLEGLLALCERAFVVLIGPTSPLSPVLFDHGIAAICGVKVTDADKVFRSISEGATFKEITGVKLLTLTRTL, encoded by the coding sequence ATGAAAATATTAGAAGACCTCTTTTTAAGCCTTAAGGAGAACGATTACCCAGTCAAAAGGGTTCATACCTGTGTTTTCTGGACTGCCGTCGTCAGTAAGCATTGTGGTCTTTCCTCCACTTTCAGAGATGAAAGTGTTCCCCACGATCACGGTGTGCGGGATGTTGGCAACCTCATCCAAAAGACAGCTTTGGGATTGGCTGAGTATGCCCGATCGGAAAGCCTTCTGGAGGCCTCTATTGGTATGGCAACGATCAATTCACTGATCGATATTGATGAATCCAAATGCGTCGAAAAGAATGCCCTTGATATAGTTTTGGAGAAGGGAAAAGGGAAGAATGTGGCTGTGGTGGGCCATTTCCCCTGGATCCAGAAATTGAAAGGAAAGGTGCAGAATCTCTGGGTTCTCGAACAGAGAATTCGGGAGGGAGATCTGCCGGCAAATGAAGCTTATAGAATTTTGCCGGAATGTGATGTCGTTGGCATCACAGGAACATCCTTCATCAATCATACATTGGAAGGTCTTCTCGCCCTCTGTGAAAGAGCTTTCGTTGTCTTGATCGGTCCTACATCTCCGCTCTCCCCCGTACTTTTTGATCATGGCATCGCTGCTATTTGCGGTGTAAAGGTAACCGATGCGGACAAAGTATTTCGCTCCATCAGCGAAGGCGCCACCTTTAAAGAAATAACCGGAGTGAAACTGCTTACTTTGACCAGGACATTGTGA
- a CDS encoding iron-sulfur cluster assembly scaffold protein — protein MALGDTSDLDKMLDEMQSSIIEDARETFSEEVVNRWLNPRNMGRMESPDGAGRITGPCGDTMEIFLKIKEDRIINTMFMTDGCGTSIAAGSMTADLATGKDTGLAMQTGEALKHLDRLCRKGVVTIVTTPDGRFYEAI, from the coding sequence ATGGCTCTTGGTGATACCTCTGACCTGGATAAGATGCTTGATGAGATGCAGTCATCTATTATTGAAGATGCCCGGGAGACGTTCTCAGAAGAGGTTGTGAATCGCTGGCTCAATCCAAGAAACATGGGCAGAATGGAATCCCCAGATGGAGCCGGACGTATAACCGGCCCATGCGGGGATACCATGGAGATATTTCTGAAAATCAAGGAGGATAGAATAATAAATACGATGTTCATGACCGACGGCTGTGGAACCTCAATTGCGGCAGGGAGTATGACCGCGGATCTGGCAACTGGAAAGGATACCGGCCTCGCCATGCAGACCGGTGAAGCACTAAAGCATCTGGACAGACTCTGCCGGAAAGGTGTTGTTACCATCGTGACCACGCCTGATGGCCGATTCTACGAGGCAATTTGA
- the tsaA gene encoding tRNA (N6-threonylcarbamoyladenosine(37)-N6)-methyltransferase TrmO, producing MKKAVTYRPIGVIHTPFKDIAGMPIQPTGARGITGRVIMDEAYREGLKDIEGFSHIFLIYHLHLCDGYALQVEPFLDDAVHGIFACRSPKRPNPLGLSLVKLIRVEGTILHIEDVDMVDGTPLLDIKPYVPLFDAAMDVRIGWFTNRVDGVFEARSDERFRT from the coding sequence ATGAAAAAGGCTGTGACTTACCGTCCTATCGGCGTTATCCATACCCCCTTCAAGGATATCGCGGGTATGCCCATCCAGCCCACCGGCGCCAGAGGAATCACGGGCAGGGTGATCATGGATGAAGCTTATCGGGAAGGGCTTAAAGATATTGAGGGATTCTCCCATATCTTTCTAATCTATCATCTTCACCTTTGTGATGGATATGCCCTTCAGGTCGAGCCATTCCTGGATGATGCGGTACACGGCATATTTGCCTGCCGATCTCCTAAGCGCCCGAACCCGCTCGGCTTATCGCTTGTGAAACTCATCCGGGTTGAAGGGACGATCCTTCATATCGAAGATGTGGACATGGTCGATGGTACGCCTCTGCTGGACATCAAACCCTATGTCCCCCTGTTCGATGCGGCAATGGACGTCAGGATCGGTTGGTTCACCAACCGAGTGGACGGCGTCTTTGAGGCCCGCTCGGACGAGCGTTTCCGAACATGA